From a single Nitrospira sp. genomic region:
- the galU gene encoding UTP--glucose-1-phosphate uridylyltransferase GalU → MSRFTVRKAVIPAAGWGTRFLPATKASPKEMLPLVDKPLIQYAVEEAVASGIEDIIVITGRGKRAIEDHFDRSVELEETLKGTGKSQILHQIRQISNLANFCYVRQSEQLGLGHAVLCAQHLIGDEPFAVILGDEIIDAHVPALAQLTHVYKKRRGAVLGVQDVPKADVSRYGIVTPKRLAHGLHRVEGLVEKPSPADAPSTLAVIGRYVLPPEIFPILRKTRPGKNGEIQLTDALKELAKKSPMYALEVEGRRHDAGDKLGFLIATVEFALKNPALGAEFRDYLSTRMRTTPTTRRS, encoded by the coding sequence ATGTCTCGTTTTACCGTACGAAAAGCGGTCATTCCTGCGGCTGGCTGGGGAACCCGATTCCTTCCCGCGACGAAGGCCTCTCCCAAGGAGATGTTGCCTTTGGTCGACAAGCCACTCATTCAATACGCCGTGGAAGAAGCCGTAGCTTCTGGCATCGAGGATATCATCGTGATTACCGGACGAGGTAAACGAGCCATTGAAGATCACTTCGACCGTTCGGTTGAATTGGAAGAGACGCTGAAAGGAACCGGCAAGAGTCAAATCCTGCATCAAATCAGACAGATTTCGAACCTGGCCAATTTCTGTTACGTCAGGCAATCGGAGCAACTCGGTCTCGGACATGCTGTCCTGTGTGCGCAACACTTGATCGGTGATGAACCATTCGCCGTGATACTGGGAGATGAGATTATTGACGCACATGTTCCCGCGCTCGCGCAATTGACGCACGTGTATAAAAAGCGGCGTGGCGCAGTCCTGGGAGTGCAGGATGTTCCAAAGGCAGATGTCAGTCGATACGGAATTGTGACTCCCAAACGCCTGGCGCATGGGCTACATCGGGTTGAAGGCTTGGTTGAAAAACCATCTCCTGCTGATGCGCCCTCCACACTGGCCGTCATCGGGCGATACGTGCTGCCTCCGGAAATCTTTCCCATTCTGAGAAAGACTCGACCAGGAAAGAATGGAGAAATCCAGCTGACCGACGCCCTGAAAGAGCTTGCAAAGAAATCTCCCATGTATGCGCTAGAGGTCGAGGGACGACGTCATGACGCAGGAGACAAACTTGGCTTCTTGATTGCCACTGTCGAGTTTGCCTTGAAGAATCCGGCACTAGGAGCCGAGTTCCGAGACTACCTTTCGACCCGTATGCGTACCACACCGACTACTCGACGGAGTTGA